GAATCAGTGATCGGCTTGCCCTGGAATTGGCGATCGATTATCTCTGGAATACGCACTCCGCTCTCAACTTTTTCTTTCCACGGGGAGACAATCCTGCAGGGGTTCCTGCCGGATCTGCTCATCTGATTCTCAATGGTTTCAACTTTCAGCGGCATCTCCTCTCCTTCTGGTCATGATCCCCATGAAAATTTTCAAAATTCCCAGATTTTTTTCTCAACACGTACCGCCGGCCTGAAGATACAAATGCGGTCACACTTAACTGTGTAAATTTTTTTGTGCCTATTTTTTTCCCCAAGGTTTAACAAAAATTTTATTGACGGCTTGTTAATATTACGCTATAATGAAGGTGTGACCTAAAAATGTGATCAGTTTTTACTGTGAAAATCGGCACGCGCTGAAAGCGCAAGAAGGGGAGGTTTCAATGAGTGGAGAGATTTCATCAATCAGAGGCACCGGTGCACTCCAGTATTCACCGGAGGTCTATGCAGAGCTTCAGGCGCGGCAGATGGCCCGCGATGCCCAGCTCCAGCAGGCAGGTACACTGCCCATTGAGAGGCTCACGCCCCAGCAGGTCTCGGAATACCAGCAGTTTTACAACGGCACGCTCGACAACATAGACCGGCTGAGATATCCCTGCAGCTTCCCCTCGCTCCAGCCTTCACAGGATGACGAAAGATCAACAGGAAACGAGGCACAGACTGCGGCCAGAGAGCTCCACAGAGAGATCGTCGGCAACTCAGATGAGAGCAGCCTGAAAAGCATCCTCTCATCCCTCGACAAGGGAATGCTCGGCGAAATCAAAAAAGAGTATCAGGAGCTTTACGGGATATCACTGGAAGAGGCTGTTTCAAATGCCGCCAGTGATGAAACCCGCGGGGAAATGCTGAGCCTCCTGGATGGCGGCGGATCGGATGAGTCGAGGGCACCCCAGACAGCCAACCAGGCACCGAACCAGACACCGAATCAGAGACCGAATCAGACACCTAACCAGAGGCCGAATCAGACGCCGAACCAGACACCGAATCAAACTCCGAATCAGACGCCCAATCAGACGCCTAATCAGACACCGAATCAGACACCGAACCAGACGCCTAATCAGACGCCTAATCAGACGCCGAATCAAACACCTAATCAAACGCCGAACCAGACACCGAATCAAACACCGAATCAAACGCCCAATCAGATGCCGAACCAGACGCCTAATCAAACGCCCAATCAGACTCCGAACCAGACTCCGAATCAAAGGCCTCATATTCATCATATAGATCAGACTCCGAATCAGACACCCAATCAGCGTCCGAATCAGACGCCGAACCAGACGCCTAATCAGACACCGAACCAGACGCCTAATCAAACTCCGAACCAGACGCCGAATCAGACACCGAATCAGACACCGAATCAAACTCCGAATCAGACGCCCAATCAGACGCCTAACCAGACGCCTAATCAGACACCGAACCAGACACCGAACCAGACGCCTAATCAGACACCGAATCAGACGCCGAACCAGACACCGAATCAAACTCCGAATCAGACGCCCAATCAGACGCCTAATCAGACACCGAATCAGACACCGAACCAGACGCCTAATCAGACGCCTAATCAGACACCGAACCAGACGCCGAATCAGACGCCTAATCAGACACCCAATCAGACGCCTAATCAAACTCCGAACCAGACGCCGAATCAGACACCGAATCAGACACCGAATCAAACGCCTAATCAGACGCCCAATCAGACGCCGAATCAGACACCTAATCAGACGCCGAATCAGACGCCGAATCAGACACCGAATCAGACACCGAACCAGACGCCTAATCAGACACCGAATCAGACACCGAATCAGACACCGAATCAAACTCCGAATCAGACGCCGAATCAGACACCCAATCAGACGCCTAATCAAACTCCGAACCAGACACCGAATCAGACACCGAATCAAACGCCGAATCAGACGCCCAATCAGACGCCTAACCAGACGCCTAATCAGACGCCGAACCAGACGCCTAACCAAACACCCAATCAGACACCGAATCAGACACCTAACCAGACGCCTAACCAGACGCCGAATCAGACACCTAATCAGACACCTAATCAGACACCCAATCAGACGCCGAACCAGTCACCCAATGCCAATAAATACACTGTGAAAGAGGGAGACTCTCTCTGGAAGATTGCTCATGAGAAAGGCGTTCCTTATCAAGATGTGATCAAGGCAAATTCACAGCTCCCAAATCCAAACTTGATAAGGCCTGGTGATATCATCAATATCCCTTCCGTCTCAGGAACCACGGCCAATCAGAGACCTAACCAGACGCCTAACCAGGTGCCCAATCAGGTGCCTAACCAAACACCCAATCAGCGTCCGAATCAGACACCTAACCAGACGCCTAACCAGACGCCTAATCAGACACCCAATCAGACGCCTAACCAGACACCCAATCAGACGCCTAACCAGACACCGAACCAGACGCCTAATCACACACCTAACCAGACACCGAACCAGACGCCTAATCACACACCTAACCAGACACCGAACCAGACGCCTAATCACACACCGAACCAGACGCCGAACCAGACGCCTAATCACACACCGAACCAGACACCGAACCAGACGCCTAATCACACACCTAACCAGACGCCGAATCACACGCCGAATCAGACACCGAACCAGACGCCTAATCACACACCGAATCAGACGCCTAACCAGACGCCTAACCAGACGCCTAATCAAACACCGAACCAGACGCCGAATCACACACCCAACCAGACGCCGAACCAGACGCCTAATCACACACCGAACCAGACGCCTAATCACACACCGAACCAGCCCAGGCCTCAGCCTACACCTCAGCCTACACCGCAGCCTACGCCGCAGCCTACGCCTCAGCCCACGCCTCAGCCCAGGCCGCAGCCCACGCCTCAGCCCACGCCGCAGCCCACGCCGCAGCCTACGCCGCAGCCTACGCCTCAGCCCACACCTCAGCCCACACCTCAGCCCACGCCGGATCCTGCGCGCGAGGAGCCTCCTCGCATACAGCCGGGCGTTCCGACGGAGATTTCCAAGCAGCAGTTTGATGAGCTTGGCAAGCAGCAGCTCAAGACACAGGCCGACGACGATAAAAACAAGAACAAGGTTGATGACAGGGTGGAAGCCCTCCAGTATATGCAGCAGATAGGTGGGAGCATCGGGCTCCCGGCGGGTGTGAAACCGTCGGATATAAAGATATCCGACGTCAACAAGGACGGAAATTTCAACGTCGGCGACACCCTCTATTACAAGCAGGGCGACAAGTATATGAAAGTGGTGCTTTCCGAGCAGAACGTGACTGACATGAACCGGGTGAAGAACGGCATCACGGCATCAGGAGCCCTCGGGCAGGCTGTCGAGAACGGAGATGTGCGCTTCAACGGCTCCATGAACGGCCAGAAATACGATCCGCGCTACTGGAAAGAAATTGATCATCCCCTGAACCCGGGGAAAAAGATGTATGCGGTGAGAACTGAGGGGGCCGACGGGAAAGCGGGCACGGCCGACGATGTGACGCCCTTCAAGGCAGTCCAGACTATGTTCGACGGCACAGGGAAATACGCAACGGACTGCGCAGCCCCGGTGCATATGGCAGGGCTCTACGAGGAGGCCCTCACCCTCGGCCCGGACAAGTTCAACGAGAAATACAAGAACCTTGCCATCAATGGATGGTTCAAGGTCTCCGAGAGCTCGACACAGGTTGACACCTCGGGAAGCTCCGTCGCCAAGCCTCTCCCCGGCGTTGAGGTCAAACTCGACAACGGCGTGGTGCGCAATTACGTTGACGCCGACAAGACCACGGAGCTGGGAGCGGTGCTGAGGCCCAACGATTTCGTGTACTTCCAGAATCCTGATCCCTCCAAGGTGGGCCAGGCCACCCAGGGAGAAAACACCAGGTTTGCAGGATTCGACTCCCAGGGCAGGCCGCAGTTCTCCTGCAACCCCAGCGGCGTGGTTACCGCAGAGCGCGTGCAGATTCCGGGAACGGATCCCCCCAAGTTTGGTTGGGGAGTGAAGCTCGGCGCTTTTGACAGCAAACCCTGGTTGATGCAGACAGGAGGAGTAGGGCACACTGCCGGCACCTAGATCCCGGCCCGCCTCACGTTGAAAAAAAAGAGAGCCCCGCGCGGGGCTCTCTTTTTTTCCGCAGAAACAGGGCGGGGCTTACATGAAGGTAACGGCAGTCTTTGCCGTGAGGGCCCCATCCCACACCTTGGTGAAATCCACTGACAGGCCTGGCGAGCGCTCAATGTCCTTGGGCACTTCCTTGATCACCATGTGGAAGGCATACTGGCCCTCCTCTGCGATGGAACAGCCCAGCTTGGGCCCCAGGTGAACGCAGAAGGTGTAGGTTCCCGGGGGGAAGCCCGCAAGGGCCATGTTCTCATCCACGACAGGAGGGGCCGAGCCGGCATAGAGAAAGCGATAATGGCTCCCGCTGCCAAAAGTGAGAGGCACGGAGAAAATCCCGTCAGGCGGCAGTTCCATGAAATCGCTCTCGGAGAGCGGGGGCGTGATTGTGGGTCCGAAGGGCACCACCTCGTAATCTCCTGCGAAAAGCCCTGTCATGAGGCGGTGCGTTGCCATATAAGTGCAGAAAATGATTGACCCGAAAGAGATATTGGTCATCTTTGCGTCAAACTCTGGAAGCTCCCCGCCCCGGTAAGCATTTTTCCGGGGCACAAGCTCCAGCTTGAGTCCCATGCATATGGAATTATCGGTCATATTGTCCACTCCCTTCACTAAAGCCTGGGGATGTCCCACTTCTCCAGAGAGAAGGCTTTTCCTTCTCAGCTTACCCTCTTCATATGGAAAAGCCCTTCCCCCGACAGGCCTTGTGGTGATTATTTCCCCAAAACGCGTCTTACACAGAAAGTTGGCCGATTTTTCAACGCTTTCGCAAAGAAAAGTTCATTTATTACCCTTTTATGCTACAATCCAAAAAAAGATACTTTTTGCAGCATTGCGCATTTCAAGCCGGGAAATTGGGCCTCATGGCCTATACCAAAAGACCAGTTTATATGCTATAATAAAACCGTGAAAATATCCGCTCCAACATTTATAAGAAGCGTAAAGACACAGAAACTGATGCAGCAAAGGGCTCGAAGAGGTTTTCTCCTCATCGAGCTTGGCATTGCCATCTCCATCCTCGCCGTAGGGATGCTCGCCCTGGTGGGGACTATTTATAAGAGCGTGGAGTGCATAGACAAGGGGAAAGACACTTTTTATATGACGGAGATTGCCAAACAGAAGCTTGATCTCGTGAGAGGCAAGGCCTTCAACTATATCCCAAGCGATGGATTCGTCTCCCTCTCTACCCTTTACAACGGCAAATACATCACTTCATACTATAAATATCAATATCTCATTTACTATTACACCAGGAACGGCACCCTGGTGAGCAACCCGACAGCCCTCCAGATAAGCCAGCAGGTGGCAAAAAAGGTAGTGGTGGTCACCGTCACCATGCCGTCAAACAACGAATCTTTCACCATAAACAGCACCAATGTCACCTATTCCAGGAACAGGAAGAATCTCAATGTCACGCGGTATGTCAAAATGGAAACTTCCATCACCAGGCAGACCCATTCAATATAAGGAACAAATAAATGAAAGAGTATAAGAGATCTCCTGGCGTCACACTCATAGAGATGGTTCTTTACTCGGCCCTCATGCTCACCGTCTTTTCCACCGTCTTCGGTATCTTTGTGATGGCCATAAGATCTTATCAGCTCTGTGACGCAAAGATCAACGTGCAGCGCGCGGCCCTCACCACGTCGCTGAGACTTGCAAAGGAACTTGAGGAGGCTAGCATTTATTCCGTCGCCATCTACCGGCCGGAAGACCTCACACCCGGCGCACCCCTGCGCCCTCATTATCCCCATGGTTACTACGACAGCTCAAGTGTAAATAATCTTGCAGGCATATCCTTTCTCTCGCCGAGGAAAGCAGCCTCCACCGGGGCTGCCAATCCCGACAAGGCTGAATTTGACTCATCGGGAAGCCTCCAGTTCTGGTCATGTGTGTGCTACTATCTTGTTTCTCAGGGAGGAAATCCTCCCCTTTATACTCTTAAAAGAAAGATGAAAACTTTCACCGCGGCACAGACTGTCACCACACAGGCCATGTATTCACCGGAGTACTTTTACAACGGCGCCGGGAAAACCACTCTGAAAGAAGATATTATCGCACGAAATATCTACAGCCTTGATATCTACTGGTGGAACGAATCCGGCACGGGCACCAATCATGACAGCTACGGATATTCGGCCCTCACGCCGACCTCCAAAATCCAGTACGGCCTTTATAACCCAGGCGCCTATGATTCGTCACTCTACGTAAACATCGCCTCTTATGACAAGAACATCAACGGCCAGGAAGTCATGGTGACGGCGAAAGAGAATGTCACTTTCTATAATAATAAATAATAATATCATGATAATCTGACGGGAGGGGAATTCTATGAGAAAGGCTCACAGAAAAGAGGAGGGAATAGGAACGGCAGTAGCGCTCCTCTTGCTCTCGGTGCTCTCTGTCGTGTGTCTCACATTGGGAACGCTGGGAATCTTCAACCTGCGCTATACAAATGATTACTCCTATAAGACGGCGGCTCGTTTTGCAGCCATCGAAGGCCTCAATGAAGCCGCGGCAGCTATCTATGGCAGCTCCTCCTGGACCACAGGATTCAGCAATACTTCGCAGATAAGCGCCCCTGGCAAGTATTATGTCACCTTCAGCACAAGCACCCCCTATTACTCAACAAATAACGCCAACGGCTCAAGCGCTGTCACGGGTTATAAAAATGTCTCCGTGCCGCCAGGGTATGTGTACTTGATTTCCCAGGGCAATGTGAACGGCGCTTGGAACTCCACTTCCAAAAAATACGACGGCGGCCAGACAGTAAAGGTTGCCACCATGATCAAGGCGCCGGTGCCCAATAATGACTCGGCATGGAACTACGCGGTGTTCTGCAACGGATTTTTTAATGTGAGCGGAGGTGGTAAATTTGAGACGGGAAGCTATAATTCTATAACAGGGAGCCCTTCCTACTCGACGCCCAATGATACATCAGGCGGGGATGTCGGTACGAACTCAATTGCAGCCGCTATCATTGCTCTTGGCAGCAGCAATTTTTTCAGCATCGGCGGCAATGTATCCCTTCCTCCTGGCGCTGACTCTTCAACCGCAGTGACAAACAGCAGCAAGATTGACGGCACAATAATAATCCGAACCTCAGTAATCTCTATTCCCATAGTGGCAGATTTTGTCACCGCCATATCACCTGTAAGCGATGTGTCTGGAGGCTCCAAGAAAAGCTATATGACCATTACCCCCGGATACTATGGCTCTCTTGAGAACGGCTACTATACCCTCTCACCAGGCGATTACTCTTTTTCGAATATCAACCTGGGAAATGGAGCAATCGCCCTCAGCAGCACCACGAACAGGGTCCGGATCTATGTGCGCGGCACAGCCTCTACAAGCGATATCGATATTGATTTCGGCAACGGAGAAATCAATAACAGCTCTTTTAAGTCGGGCCTTCTGCTCATATACGGCGGCACAAATGTGACAAAAGTGAATATCCAGGGGAATGCCGAAGCCGCCCTGGGCCTCTATACCCCCAACGCGACAATTGATTACCAAGGAACCGGCGAACTCTATGGAAGTTTTATCTGCAATAATTTTACCCTTTCAGGCGGAGGCCACGGTAATATTTTCCACGACGCCGCCCTCAACCAGACCTCCGTGCCCAATCCCGACGACGAGTACTCCAAGATCAAGTCATTCACTTACATAGAATAGGGGACCCTCCCTCAAGCCTTCCTGAGAGCCCAGCCCCCGGGAAGGTTCTTCCAGGACGCGCCTTTCACCGAGAGAGGATTGTCTCCCCTTTAAAGAGAATTGTTGATGTAAAGGTGGGTGGGGAATCTTGGAAATCTCCTCATGTGCTTCTGCTTCTTTTACCATACTTCTTGTTGATGACTATGAAGATTACCTCGTACTCCTCAGGACACGGCTCCAGAAGCAGGAAAAACGTTTCACCTTTCTCACCGCCTCTTCGGCAGATCAGGCGATGGCCCTCACAAGAGCCCACCATGTGGACTGTATCATCTCCGACTACGAAATGCCGGGGAAAAACGGCCTGGAGCTCCTCTCTGAGCTCCGCGCCTCCGGAGACATGACCCCCTTTATCTTCATCACCGGCCAGGGCAGCGAGCAGTTGGCCGCCGAGGCTCTGAGGCATGGCGCCGCTGATTACTACGCCAAAGATGAAGACTTTGCCCTCTATTCCCGCATTGCCAACTCGGTTCATCAGGCGGTAAAGGCTCACCGGGAGAAGCTCCTCCTCTATGAAGCTCAGGCAAGGCTGAAGCGCGAACTGGATCTCTCCAGGTCGCTTGCGAATCTCTCTTCAAAGCTCATCACCAGGGCCTCTCTTGAGGACATTTCCTTCATAGTGCTTTATTACGCGAAGCAGCTCACAGGGAGCCGCTTCGGCTACGTGGGTCATATTGATCCCGCCACAGGCTTCCTTGTCTGCACCTCCATGACAAGAGATATCTGGGATGTCTGCGGCATTGAGGGAAAGGCCGTGGTCTTTGAGAAGTTCAACGGCCTCTGGGGATGGGTCCTCACCCACAGGAAGCCCCTGATCTGCAACGACCCCTCGAAGGATCAGCGCGCTGCGGGCACGCCGAAAGGCCATATCCCCATTGAGCGCTTCCTCTCGGCGCCTGCCCTCATAGGCGAATCGCTTGTGGGGCAGATTGCCCTCGCCAATGCCGAGAGTGACTACACAAGCGAAGACCTCATGGTGGCCGAGCAGCTTGCGGCCCTCTATGCCCTTGCCGTGCAGCGCTTTTTCACCGTCGAGGAGCTCTGGAAAAGCCGTGAGCGCTACCGCACCCTGGCCGAGGCCACTCAGGATATGATCTATATCATTGATGCAAAGGGCACCATCACTTACGTGAACAGGGCCGCCGCGGTATTCCTCGGGAAGACGGAGGAGGAAATCATTGGAAAGAAACGCTCTTTCTTTTTCCCCCCCGGGCCCGGCACCACCCAGAAGGCGAGCCTGGAGAAAGTCTTTCACACCGGCACCCCGCTCCATCTGGAAAACCATCTTCCCTACCGCGACAAAGAGCTCATGGTCCACACGAGCCTTGTTCCCCTCAAGGATGAAAAGGGCACCGTGGTAAGCATCCTGGGGATCACAAGGGACCTCACGGCTTTCCTGGAGGCCAGAAAGCTCAAGGAAGAGTCACATGCCCTCATGAACATGGCCCGTACTGCCGTTGATACAGTCGAAGCCATCGGAGAGGCCCTCATCATCATGGACAGGGAGGGAAAAGTCGTCATGGTGAACGCCGCCTTTGAGAGGCTCACCGGATACGGGAAAAGCGAGATCATGGGAAAGATGCTCACCCGCCTTGCCAAAAGGATGATCCCCGCCCAGGACATGAAGCACTTTCTCAAGGTCATCAGGGAAGCCCTCGAGGGGAGGGCACCCTCGCCGGTCCCCGTCATGATTCTCCAGAACGACGAGGGGGAAAAGCGCTCCACCCAGCTTGGCATCTCCTTCATAAGAGACGGGGCAGGAGAGGTAGCCCATGTCATCTTCATCATGAAAGACATCACAGAATTGAAGAGAGCGGCGGAAGAGCGAGAGAAGCTCATAGCGGAGCTCCAGGAAGCCCTTGCTCGCGTGAAGACCCTCAGCGGTATCCTTCCCATCTGCTCATCATGCAAAAAGATCCGGAACGCCAGAGGCTCATGGGAAAGGCTCGAGGCCTACATGGGCAAGCACTCTGATGCCGAGTTCACCCATGGTCTCTGCCCGGAATGCGCAGAAATGCTCATCATGGCATCGGAAAACCACCGGCCCTCCGCCCCCTCCTCACCATGAAGCACTCTGCCGGGATGCTGCCTCCAATGAGAGAAACTCCTGGGATATTCTGCCCCCTCCCAGGGAGGATAAACGAGACTTCCCTCGAACCATGGAGGTGCGGAGAGACGGTCCATGAGAGGAGTGGTGGATTGTGTCTCTTTGTTGTTTTCAGATGACCGCGCGGGGAACAGGCGAAAAGCGGCGCCGGGGAGGCGAGCACTCATGAAGACCGGAAGCACAAGGAAAAAAGGGGTGCTCCTTCTTATCACGGGGAGTGCCATCATCTTTATCGCATCGGCGCTCAATTCCCTCCATGGGATGGCTTTTGACGGGTCAACATCCCTTTCAAGGGGAATCTACCTTTTTGACGTCCTCTCCACCTTCGGCGTGGTGATTATTCCCTGGGGCCTCACCCTCGTCCTGAGGAAAGAGGGGGTTCCCCCCCATTTCAGGCCTGAGTGCCTTCCCCACAGGAGTGACCATGAGGTGAGGGGGGCTCCCGCCGCCAGGCCGAGCATAGTGCGGAGGTTCCTTACCTAGGCGGGCATAATCTTCAGGAGCATCACTATGAGCATGCTGCAAAAAACAGGCTTTAAAAAAGATGCCATAATGGCTTTCCAGGCTTTTGCGTGGGCCTTCGCCCTTTTCCTGATGGTCCTCTTCACCTCCCGGGCCCTGTCGGCAAAACCCCTTGTAAAAAAAATAGGGGGGAGGACCTGGATTGCCAATACCACTATCAAGGTGGCCCCCCAGGAGAGCGCCATATACCATGCCAGTCCCCTCGTCTACCTGGCCCTCACGGGAGGGCTTGGTGAATACCACCTCCAGAACGGCACCTTTACCCTTTATTACCTGGGCGATGATGACCTCGGAAGCGACATCACCTCGCTCGCCATGGTGAATGATACCCTCTGGGTCGCCACGCGGAAGGGCATACGCCTCTTCAACACCAGGGAACGCTCCTTCACCGGTTCTTTGACGCCGGAAAACAGCCCTCTCGGTGCCGAGAACAACATCTCCCTCGTAAAGTCTTCCGACGGGTCATCGCTTTATGTGACGAGCTTCGAACACATCCAGCGCTATGATCTCCTCACCAGGAAGTGGGAAGATCTCAACTACGCCTATGAGGATCTCGCCATCGGCGAGCCTTCAGGCAACCCTTACTGCCTGGCGGGAGATGGCACCCTCTGGGTCGCCTCAAGCGCCCATGCTGCAAGCCGCGGGGGGCTCATGAGATACTCCGAGCCCGAAAGGCAGTGGACCCTCTACAGAGGGGAGCTCACCGGCGTAAAAAACCCGAAACGCATTGACATCAGTGATATGCTCCTTCTCCCCGACAGCCTCATGGTGCTTTCCAATGACAGACTGTCACGGCTTGACATCCACCAGAACAAATGGAGCGTCTTCCCCGCAGGCAATCTCCCCAGCCTCGCCGCATCACTTACCAGTGCCTACCCGAACATCCAGGGATATTACGGCCGGAATATGCATGGCATCCTTGAGTATTTTGAGAAATCCCTTGAAGATATGATCAGGCTCAGGGACTACCATGACATATACTTCAGGGACGGCGTCATAATGGGGCTCAATGCCGAATCCTTCTCCCTTTTCGAAGGGAACCATGCCATCCAGAATGTCCGCTACGCAAGCGAGCCCCTTCTTTTCAGAAAACCCCTGGGAAATGACGGCCAGATGAAAGCCCTGTTCCTTTCCAACAGGGGGCTCGAGCTCCTTGACGTGCCGGGGCTCAAGCTTTCAGTGATAAAAAACTCCGAGTATTTCATCGACAAGTATGACTTTTATGATTACACGGCCCTCTGGCGCGAGGGATTCGTGATGCTCTCGATCTCGAGGACTCCGGCTCCCGGCGAGGGGGCTTCGGTGCGCTTCTCAAGGCTCTTCTACCTTGATCTTAAGAAGGAGACCATCGAGGACAAGACTCCCCGCGAGGTAAAGAGTGCCGAAGAGCTTTTCATGGCAAAGAACATCCTTTACTGCTACACCGACAGGGGGCTCATGCGCTGGAAAGACACGCTCTGGGTAGCTTCGAAGGACAAGGTGAATCCTCCAGCCATTGCCCCGCAGCCTCCCACACGGAGAGCGGTCGCCACCTTCAAGGGAGGAAGGAAAGTGGAATTTACCCCCCGGGGGCTCTTTATCTCACCCTGAAGCCACTTTATCAAATGCCTCCATAATGGCCGGCCTCAGAGGAATGGCGCACCGCGGTGTAGAACTGAAATCTTCCAAGAGTGCTCAAGGATGGTGACGCCATGAAAGAAAATACCTCCTTTCCGCCAGCCACCAAGCTTACCCTGGGAGTGAGGGCCGATGACATCCCGTTCCTCAAGGAGCATCGGAGCAAGATAGCCCCTGCCCTGGCAAACCAGATTATCGCCCGGGATGCCGTCGTCTTCTTCGAGGAGGTGCCCCTCAAGATCAAGGAGGTCCTCCCCTCATCACCGGCCATTATCACGCGCCTTACGACCCTCTCCTTTGCTGAAGATGACTTCGTGCCCCCGGAAGGGGGAAACTACCAGATCATGGGGGAAGCCGCCCCTGTAGTCACGCCCTTGGGGACCGCCGCGCAAGACCCCTCCCAGGGACCGCCGCCGGTGGCCTATGCAAAAATGGTGACCCTTGGCGTGCGCCCCGACGAAACCAAGGCCCTCGAGGAGAAATCCGATCTCATCATGGAAACCCTCGATGGAGAGAAAGTCTATGTGACCAAGACGATTTTTGTAGATACCATCCCGCTCCTGGTCATGGAAGTGGACCCCCACTCTCCCGCTATGATCACAAAGCGCACAAGGATCTCCCTCACCGAGCATGAGTTTCTCCCCGAAGGAGAGCCTCCCCCGAAGAACCAGGATACGCAGAAAACCATCTACATGGTGGTCTTTTTTGTCCTGGCCATCGCCATATTCTTTCTGGGGTCTTACCTCTTTAAATATGCCACGGGGAAAACCACTTTCACGATAAAGTGCGCGGTGAAAATACCGCCCACGGTGGCTATCCGCAGGGAGGCCGTCGATGTGCAGGCCGAAACAGTTCAGAGAAGGCTCACCGACAGCGGCATCGATGCCAGGGCCCAGTCCAAGCCTGATGAGACCATAGAGCTCCGCGTGGCGAACTATGGCCGCTCCATGAACAAGCTCATTACCACCACGGGAAACATCTCATACCGCGCTTATGAGAGCGATGACATTAGCAGCAAGTGGGTCGATTACGTGCCTCAGGTCTTCATCGAGAAGGCCGAGGTGAAA
This Candidatus Eremiobacterota bacterium DNA region includes the following protein-coding sequences:
- a CDS encoding LysM peptidoglycan-binding domain-containing protein, yielding MKEGDSLWKIAHEKGVPYQDVIKANSQLPNPNLIRPGDIINIPSVSGTTANQRPNQTPNQVPNQVPNQTPNQRPNQTPNQTPNQTPNQTPNQTPNQTPNQTPNQTPNQTPNHTPNQTPNQTPNHTPNQTPNQTPNHTPNQTPNQTPNHTPNQTPNQTPNHTPNQTPNHTPNQTPNQTPNHTPNQTPNQTPNQTPNQTPNQTPNHTPNQTPNQTPNHTPNQTPNHTPNQPRPQPTPQPTPQPTPQPTPQPTPQPRPQPTPQPTPQPTPQPTPQPTPQPTPQPTPQPTPDPAREEPPRIQPGVPTEISKQQFDELGKQQLKTQADDDKNKNKVDDRVEALQYMQQIGGSIGLPAGVKPSDIKISDVNKDGNFNVGDTLYYKQGDKYMKVVLSEQNVTDMNRVKNGITASGALGQAVENGDVRFNGSMNGQKYDPRYWKEIDHPLNPGKKMYAVRTEGADGKAGTADDVTPFKAVQTMFDGTGKYATDCAAPVHMAGLYEEALTLGPDKFNEKYKNLAINGWFKVSESSTQVDTSGSSVAKPLPGVEVKLDNGVVRNYVDADKTTELGAVLRPNDFVYFQNPDPSKVGQATQGENTRFAGFDSQGRPQFSCNPSGVVTAERVQIPGTDPPKFGWGVKLGAFDSKPWLMQTGGVGHTAGT
- a CDS encoding prepilin-type N-terminal cleavage/methylation domain-containing protein is translated as MQQRARRGFLLIELGIAISILAVGMLALVGTIYKSVECIDKGKDTFYMTEIAKQKLDLVRGKAFNYIPSDGFVSLSTLYNGKYITSYYKYQYLIYYYTRNGTLVSNPTALQISQQVAKKVVVVTVTMPSNNESFTINSTNVTYSRNRKNLNVTRYVKMETSITRQTHSI
- a CDS encoding PAS domain S-box protein, with product MEISSCASASFTILLVDDYEDYLVLLRTRLQKQEKRFTFLTASSADQAMALTRAHHVDCIISDYEMPGKNGLELLSELRASGDMTPFIFITGQGSEQLAAEALRHGAADYYAKDEDFALYSRIANSVHQAVKAHREKLLLYEAQARLKRELDLSRSLANLSSKLITRASLEDISFIVLYYAKQLTGSRFGYVGHIDPATGFLVCTSMTRDIWDVCGIEGKAVVFEKFNGLWGWVLTHRKPLICNDPSKDQRAAGTPKGHIPIERFLSAPALIGESLVGQIALANAESDYTSEDLMVAEQLAALYALAVQRFFTVEELWKSRERYRTLAEATQDMIYIIDAKGTITYVNRAAAVFLGKTEEEIIGKKRSFFFPPGPGTTQKASLEKVFHTGTPLHLENHLPYRDKELMVHTSLVPLKDEKGTVVSILGITRDLTAFLEARKLKEESHALMNMARTAVDTVEAIGEALIIMDREGKVVMVNAAFERLTGYGKSEIMGKMLTRLAKRMIPAQDMKHFLKVIREALEGRAPSPVPVMILQNDEGEKRSTQLGISFIRDGAGEVAHVIFIMKDITELKRAAEEREKLIAELQEALARVKTLSGILPICSSCKKIRNARGSWERLEAYMGKHSDAEFTHGLCPECAEMLIMASENHRPSAPSSP